Proteins from one Gossypium raimondii isolate GPD5lz chromosome 8, ASM2569854v1, whole genome shotgun sequence genomic window:
- the LOC105791252 gene encoding nascent polypeptide-associated complex subunit alpha-like protein 2 has translation MSPGPVVEAAHPDTELLPNPSAEEPQKKPLEEAVVEDVKEIEIEDDEEEEDDDDKEDSAQGANASSKQSRSEKKSRKAMLKLGMKPVTDVSRVTIKRTKNILFFISKPDVFKSPNSETYVIFGEAKIEDLSSQLQTQAAQQFRMPDLASVMAKSDTSAAAAGTAADEEEEEIDETGVEQRDIDLVMTQAGVSRSKAVKALKTHKGDIVSAIMELTT, from the exons ATGTCGCCAGGTCCCGTGGTTGAAGCAGCCCACCCTGACACTGAACTCCTTCCTAATCCTTCCGCTGAGGAACCCCAAAAGAAGCCTTTG GAGGAGGCTGTGGTTGAGGACGTCAAGGAAATTGAGATAGAAGATGACGAGGAGGAGGAGGATGACGATGATAAGGAAGATAGTGCTCAGG GTGCTAATGCCAGTTCAAAGCAAAGCAGAAGCGAGAAGAAGAGCCGGAAGGCAATGTTAAAGCTGGGGATGAAGCCTGTTACTGATGTAAGCAGGGTCACCATCAAAAGAACCAAGAAT ATATTGTTTTTCATCTCCAAACCTGATGTCTTCAAGAGCCCGAATTCTGAGACGTATGTCATCTTCGGCGAGGCTAAGATAGAGGATTTGAGTTCTCAGCTACAGACCCAAGCTGCTCAGCAGTTCAGGATGCCGGACTTGGCCTCTGTGATGGCAAAATCAGACACCTCTGCAGCAGCAGCTGGAACAGCAGCGGATGAGGAAGAGGAAGAAATCGACGAGACTGGAGTAGAGCAAAGGGACATTGACTTGGTCATGACACAGGCTGGGGTGTCGAGGAGCAAGGCTGTCAAGGCTCTCAAGACTCACAAGGGGGACATTGTTAGTGCTATTATGGAACTTACCACTTAA